The proteins below are encoded in one region of Caulobacter henricii:
- a CDS encoding 2-hydroxychromene-2-carboxylate isomerase, with product MTLAYDLYWSFRSPYSYMITHRLTALEREFDVVGNIRPVYPLAVRTPEFFETRDPLWFSYFMQDIHREAAFLGLPFRWPIPDPVKMDFATRTYPKEQPHIHRLTHLGVAAAELGRGLPFLTQVSHLIWSGEVDNWHEGDHLARATERAGLDWAALSAIADQEADRLATIVEASQVAQRTAGHYGVPMIAFNGEAFFGQDRFDQFKWRLEQQGLKART from the coding sequence ATGACCCTGGCCTATGACCTCTACTGGTCCTTCCGCTCGCCCTATTCCTACATGATCACCCACCGCCTGACGGCGCTGGAGCGCGAGTTCGATGTGGTCGGAAACATCCGCCCGGTCTATCCGCTGGCTGTTCGCACTCCGGAGTTTTTCGAGACCCGCGACCCGCTGTGGTTCAGCTACTTCATGCAGGACATCCATCGCGAGGCGGCCTTTCTCGGCCTCCCCTTCCGCTGGCCCATCCCCGACCCGGTCAAGATGGACTTTGCCACCCGCACCTATCCCAAGGAGCAGCCCCATATCCATCGCCTGACCCATCTTGGCGTGGCGGCAGCCGAACTCGGCCGTGGACTGCCTTTCCTGACGCAGGTCAGCCATCTGATCTGGAGCGGCGAAGTCGACAACTGGCACGAGGGTGACCATCTGGCGCGCGCGACGGAGCGCGCCGGTCTGGACTGGGCCGCCCTGTCCGCCATCGCGGACCAGGAGGCCGACCGTCTGGCCACTATCGTGGAAGCCAGCCAGGTCGCCCAGCGGACAGCGGGTCACTATGGCGTCCCGATGATCGCCTTCAATGGCGAAGCCTTTTTCGGCCAGGACCGCTTCGATCAGTTCAAGTGGCGGCTCGAGCAGCAGGGACTGAAGGCGAGGACCTGA
- a CDS encoding glutathione S-transferase C-terminal domain-containing protein has translation MTYKLYGTPGSLYTAKARSYLIKQGIGFENRSVGEARFRSEIVPRIGRWIMPVLEAPDGSLIQDGSNIIETLEARGEGRWETFPDTPRHRLIGQIFELFGGEGLLRPAMHYRWNFDDLNQPFLQRDFVATLAPGATREEGEAVYANASRRMRAAMASFGVCDASIPMVEAAYEQFLELFDAHLEHAPYLLGGRPTIGDYGLIGPLYAHLARDTHPAGLMKRRAYRVWRWVERMNAPDLDSGDYGSPPPQLFADDGVPQSLIDLLQFIAEDYLPDISAQVGFARQWLEARPELETGTNGLARPGDRVLGKVAFDWRGTPIEVAVMLYRLFLLQKVQDAAGGPGEAEVEALLQTTGLASLLTLKTQRRVQRQGHVEVWGEP, from the coding sequence TTGACCTACAAGCTCTATGGCACGCCGGGTTCGCTCTACACCGCCAAGGCGCGGTCCTATCTGATCAAGCAGGGCATCGGTTTCGAGAACCGGTCCGTCGGCGAGGCGAGGTTCCGGTCCGAGATCGTTCCCCGGATCGGTCGCTGGATCATGCCGGTCCTTGAGGCCCCTGACGGATCCCTGATCCAGGACGGCTCGAACATCATCGAGACCCTGGAAGCGCGGGGCGAGGGGCGCTGGGAAACCTTTCCCGACACGCCGCGTCACCGCCTGATCGGCCAGATCTTCGAGCTGTTTGGTGGAGAGGGGCTGCTGCGGCCGGCCATGCACTACCGCTGGAACTTCGACGACCTCAACCAGCCCTTTCTTCAGCGCGACTTCGTGGCGACCCTGGCTCCCGGAGCAACCCGGGAAGAAGGGGAAGCTGTCTATGCCAATGCCAGCCGGCGCATGCGCGCGGCGATGGCGTCATTCGGAGTTTGTGACGCTTCCATCCCGATGGTCGAGGCGGCCTATGAGCAGTTTCTTGAACTGTTCGACGCCCATCTGGAACATGCACCCTATCTGCTCGGGGGCAGGCCGACGATCGGCGACTATGGCCTGATTGGCCCGCTCTATGCCCATCTGGCGCGGGATACCCATCCGGCCGGCTTGATGAAGCGGCGGGCCTATCGCGTCTGGCGCTGGGTCGAGCGCATGAACGCGCCGGATCTCGACTCGGGCGACTACGGCAGTCCCCCGCCACAGCTCTTTGCCGATGACGGCGTCCCGCAAAGCCTGATCGATCTCTTGCAGTTCATCGCCGAGGACTATCTGCCCGACATCAGCGCCCAGGTCGGCTTTGCCCGTCAGTGGCTGGAGGCGCGGCCGGAACTGGAAACCGGGACCAATGGCCTGGCCCGTCCCGGCGACCGGGTCCTGGGGAAGGTCGCGTTCGACTGGCGCGGAACGCCCATTGAGGTCGCGGTCATGCTCTACCGACTCTTCCTGCTGCAAAAGGTCCAGGACGCGGCTGGTGGACCCGGAGAGGCGGAGGTTGAGGCCCTGCTGCAGACGACTGGATTGGCGTCCCTGCTCACCCTGAAAACCCAGCGCCGGGTGCAACGGCAGGGGCATGTGGAAGTCTGGGGCGAGCCCTAG
- a CDS encoding DUF4345 family protein, translating into MQKLTRGLVGTAGVLALLMAVVFWLRPAELGGKLGLEPVGALGLASLRADLGGFFGAAGVFALLAAVRNRRDLLLVPITLIGIALAGRMLSLALTGLSPPLIQPIVVEAVLLAIMVLGYRGLNKSSV; encoded by the coding sequence ATGCAAAAATTGACACGTGGCCTGGTTGGCACTGCGGGTGTTCTGGCCCTGCTGATGGCGGTGGTCTTCTGGCTTCGGCCGGCGGAACTGGGCGGCAAGCTGGGCCTCGAACCGGTTGGCGCGCTGGGCCTGGCGTCGTTGCGGGCTGATCTGGGCGGCTTCTTCGGCGCAGCCGGTGTCTTTGCCCTGCTCGCGGCCGTCCGAAATCGTCGCGATCTGCTGCTGGTGCCGATAACCCTGATCGGCATAGCCCTCGCCGGCCGGATGCTGTCGCTTGCCCTGACAGGCTTATCGCCGCCCCTGATCCAGCCGATTGTCGTCGAAGCGGTCCTGCTTGCGATCATGGTCCTGGGCTATCGCGGCCTGAACAAGTCCTCGGTCTGA
- a CDS encoding arylsulfatase, translating into MDDDNKPKIDRRSLLLGAGLGVVGTATVAAGGAAIKSATSGIITPKAVGKGKPARIGLSFKDSRPAQADEPKAPANAPNVVVIILDDVGFADLGCYGGELKTPALDALAGRGLRYTNFRTTAMCSCTRAALLTGLNHHSAGMGWLADIDSGYPGYRGDLTRQNATLAEVLVESGWSTFLLGKWHVNNADHSGPTGPFHNWPTSRGFERAYWYQGHSSDHFHPGALYEGTAQVEAGGEGYYLSDDLAQRAVTYLRTQQLMSPDKPFFLQLAFGAAHSPLQAKPADRDLYQGQFEAGWDEIRKQRLERQKALGLMPPETQLPPLSPGAKPWAELTSDQKRLYARYMEVYAGMVTGVDRAIGTVMSELEAMGVRDNTLVVVFSDNGASAEGTETGTPNLFGPAFGRPASEADALALYDIMGEDGTFPHYPIGWTNASGTPYRLYKQNTALGGVADPLIVSWPKGVKEKGGVRKQFVHVVDLYPTLLDACGVSRPELYRGEPQRPLEGASVAPTFASSEAATRTDQYYELGGYRAFQEGNWRLVAQHQRGKPFEEDHWGLYDTARDPNELQDVSAEHPEVVARLRDKWDKAAVAHDVLPLDDRPLLLKLVQTRAAKLRKRWDIRPPIDPIPTDVSPIVCGLSHSLELELSRPQGDEDGVLVAHGSMPAGYVLYIDKGRLIYETSLVPWREIIASPARLPRGDIKVKYEQTMTSRPFEGRGALFVNGRKVAERKFDRVLFAPGYDGFCVGADHGNRVSRTYEGANPFKGQIRRVLIDVDTAAMKPLEIMRFMKAMSIRV; encoded by the coding sequence ATGGATGACGACAACAAGCCGAAGATCGACCGCCGTTCGCTGCTGCTCGGCGCGGGGCTGGGCGTCGTGGGTACGGCAACGGTCGCTGCCGGTGGAGCCGCGATCAAGTCGGCCACCAGCGGGATCATCACCCCCAAGGCGGTCGGCAAGGGCAAGCCAGCGCGCATCGGCCTCTCCTTCAAGGACTCGCGGCCCGCCCAGGCCGATGAACCCAAGGCTCCGGCCAATGCCCCCAATGTCGTGGTCATCATCCTCGACGATGTCGGGTTCGCCGATCTGGGCTGCTATGGCGGGGAACTGAAGACGCCGGCCCTAGACGCCCTCGCGGGCAGGGGGCTGCGCTATACCAACTTCCGCACCACGGCCATGTGCTCCTGCACACGGGCGGCCCTGCTGACAGGGCTGAACCATCACTCCGCCGGCATGGGCTGGCTGGCGGACATTGACAGCGGCTATCCGGGCTATCGCGGCGACCTGACCCGCCAGAACGCGACCCTGGCCGAGGTTCTGGTGGAGTCCGGCTGGTCGACCTTCCTGCTCGGCAAGTGGCACGTCAACAACGCTGATCACTCGGGACCGACGGGACCGTTCCACAACTGGCCGACCAGCCGGGGCTTTGAGAGGGCCTACTGGTACCAGGGCCATTCCAGCGACCATTTCCATCCCGGTGCCCTCTATGAGGGGACGGCCCAGGTCGAGGCCGGCGGAGAGGGCTATTATCTTTCCGACGACCTGGCGCAGCGCGCCGTGACCTATCTGCGCACCCAGCAGCTGATGAGTCCGGACAAGCCGTTCTTCCTGCAGCTGGCCTTCGGCGCGGCCCATTCACCCCTGCAGGCCAAGCCTGCCGATCGGGATCTCTACCAGGGCCAGTTCGAGGCCGGCTGGGACGAGATCCGAAAACAGCGCCTGGAACGCCAGAAGGCCCTCGGCCTGATGCCGCCGGAAACCCAACTGCCGCCACTGTCACCGGGGGCAAAGCCCTGGGCCGAGCTGACGTCCGACCAGAAGCGGCTCTATGCCCGCTACATGGAGGTCTATGCCGGCATGGTTACGGGCGTTGACCGCGCGATCGGGACGGTGATGTCCGAGCTCGAGGCCATGGGCGTGCGGGACAACACACTGGTGGTGGTTTTCTCGGACAACGGGGCCTCGGCCGAAGGAACCGAGACGGGCACGCCCAACCTGTTCGGCCCGGCCTTCGGGCGACCCGCGTCGGAAGCCGATGCCCTGGCGCTGTACGACATCATGGGCGAGGACGGCACTTTTCCGCACTATCCGATTGGCTGGACCAATGCCTCCGGCACGCCCTATCGGCTCTACAAGCAGAACACCGCCCTCGGCGGCGTGGCCGACCCTCTGATCGTCTCCTGGCCCAAGGGCGTGAAGGAGAAGGGCGGGGTTCGGAAACAGTTTGTCCACGTGGTCGATCTCTATCCGACCCTGCTGGACGCCTGTGGCGTCAGCCGGCCGGAGCTCTACCGCGGCGAGCCGCAAAGGCCGCTGGAAGGGGCCAGCGTCGCGCCGACCTTCGCCTCGTCCGAGGCCGCGACCCGGACCGATCAGTATTATGAGCTCGGAGGCTATAGGGCCTTCCAGGAAGGCAACTGGCGGCTGGTTGCCCAGCACCAGAGGGGCAAGCCCTTCGAGGAGGATCACTGGGGCCTCTACGACACCGCCCGTGATCCCAACGAACTGCAGGACGTCTCGGCCGAACATCCCGAGGTCGTGGCGCGCCTCCGGGACAAGTGGGACAAGGCCGCCGTGGCCCATGATGTCCTGCCCCTGGATGACAGACCGCTGCTGCTGAAGCTGGTTCAGACCCGTGCGGCCAAGCTGCGCAAGCGCTGGGACATTCGACCGCCGATTGATCCGATCCCGACGGACGTCTCACCGATTGTCTGCGGGCTGAGCCACTCCCTCGAACTGGAGCTGTCCAGACCACAGGGGGACGAGGACGGCGTCCTGGTGGCACATGGCTCCATGCCGGCCGGCTATGTGCTCTATATCGACAAGGGGCGTTTGATCTACGAGACCAGCCTCGTGCCCTGGCGGGAGATCATTGCCTCGCCGGCCCGGCTTCCGCGGGGCGACATCAAGGTCAAGTACGAGCAGACCATGACCTCCCGCCCGTTCGAAGGTCGCGGCGCGCTGTTCGTGAACGGCCGAAAGGTCGCGGAACGCAAGTTTGACCGTGTGCTGTTTGCCCCGGGCTATGACGGCTTCTGCGTCGGAGCCGACCACGGCAACCGGGTGTCGCGCACCTATGAGGGGGCAAACCCGTTCAAGGGGCAGATACGCCGCGTTCTGATCGATGTCGACACCGCCGCCATGAAACCGCTGGAGATCATGCGGTTCATGAAGGCCATGAGCATCAGGGTCTAG